One stretch of Roseimicrobium sp. ORNL1 DNA includes these proteins:
- a CDS encoding autotransporter outer membrane beta-barrel domain-containing protein gives MKTLTIAKTGVLALILLAIGGVITSTSHAQGFQGGGFNFNFGGGGGFQAGFQGGGFNQFGGGGGFQGGFGGGGGFQGGGSFNFGGQGGFQGFQQFGGQSGFQGGGGGGFNQFGGGAVQPFSSSATANATFAAGSVGGQPGFLIVTTSNSGVLAIDAAAIGSCVVSGLPVALSQRELLLHSVRASTRDVNGRLFRLRAGGDPAPEAVPAPPPAVASGKGKVVVQPQPMQVSTDDGAFTLYAGSGYASADMDWRGLASGFEAESWSGTLGVEWRVADDLVLGLAGTYLQTDGDFDSRGSVDLDGFALSAYVSWTPGNFYADTLYSFGSFEEDIHRRTGLGTTARAEPDSENHSVEFNAGYNFHCGEFRTGPFIGLDYRNGELDGYAEHGAGRANLSYEDQKYDSLVTRVGWQASRRFETGFGAITPQIRAAWERENLNANELVKVSLGSSPYRWLSGGGVTPDYEVHARTARPDDDYLNVGGGILIEVGANFAILLDYEGHLLRGDEQEHFASIIASLKF, from the coding sequence ATGAAGACGCTCACCATTGCGAAGACAGGGGTGCTGGCTCTTATTCTCCTCGCTATCGGCGGGGTCATCACCAGTACCAGCCACGCGCAGGGGTTCCAAGGCGGAGGGTTCAATTTCAACTTCGGCGGCGGTGGAGGATTCCAAGCCGGTTTTCAAGGAGGCGGGTTCAACCAATTTGGCGGAGGAGGAGGCTTTCAGGGAGGTTTCGGTGGCGGAGGTGGATTCCAAGGTGGTGGCAGTTTCAATTTTGGCGGCCAAGGGGGATTCCAGGGCTTCCAGCAATTCGGTGGACAGAGTGGCTTCCAGGGCGGTGGTGGTGGTGGATTCAATCAGTTTGGTGGCGGTGCCGTGCAGCCGTTTAGCAGCTCGGCCACGGCCAATGCGACCTTTGCAGCTGGCAGCGTGGGAGGGCAGCCGGGCTTCTTGATCGTCACCACCAGTAACTCGGGTGTGTTGGCGATTGATGCCGCGGCCATCGGTTCCTGTGTCGTTTCAGGTCTGCCTGTCGCGCTTTCCCAACGGGAGCTGTTGCTCCACTCGGTGCGTGCCAGTACGCGGGATGTGAATGGGCGTCTCTTCCGCCTGCGCGCTGGTGGGGATCCGGCACCCGAGGCTGTGCCTGCGCCGCCTCCTGCGGTCGCGAGTGGCAAGGGCAAGGTGGTGGTGCAACCCCAGCCTATGCAGGTATCCACAGACGACGGCGCCTTCACCCTCTATGCAGGCAGTGGCTATGCCTCCGCAGACATGGATTGGCGCGGTCTCGCGAGCGGATTCGAAGCGGAAAGCTGGAGCGGTACTCTGGGAGTGGAGTGGCGTGTGGCGGATGATTTGGTGCTCGGTCTCGCGGGCACGTATCTCCAGACGGACGGTGACTTTGACAGTCGTGGAAGCGTGGATCTCGATGGCTTCGCGCTTTCCGCCTACGTGTCATGGACACCTGGAAATTTTTACGCGGACACGCTCTACAGCTTTGGCAGTTTTGAAGAGGACATCCATCGCCGCACTGGCTTGGGCACCACGGCACGCGCTGAGCCTGACAGCGAGAATCACTCCGTGGAGTTCAATGCCGGATACAACTTTCACTGTGGAGAGTTCCGCACCGGTCCCTTCATCGGCCTGGACTATCGAAACGGAGAGCTCGATGGCTATGCCGAACACGGAGCCGGCAGGGCGAATTTGTCCTATGAGGACCAGAAGTACGATTCGCTGGTGACACGCGTCGGCTGGCAGGCTTCTCGCCGGTTCGAGACTGGCTTTGGCGCCATCACCCCGCAGATACGCGCCGCATGGGAGCGTGAAAATCTGAATGCCAATGAGTTGGTGAAAGTCTCCCTGGGCAGCTCTCCCTATCGCTGGCTCTCGGGCGGAGGTGTGACTCCGGACTATGAAGTGCACGCGCGCACCGCTCGACCTGATGATGACTACCTGAATGTGGGTGGCGGCATTCTCATCGAAGTCGGTGCCAACTTTGCCATCCTTCTCGACTACGAGGGACACCTACTGCGGGGCGATGAACAAGAGCACTTTGCCTCCATTATTGCATCGTTGAAATTCTGA
- a CDS encoding cupin domain-containing protein, with the protein MVVYTAVFGGYDDPPVVHEPDPALTYLFFTEDEHAPVPVPWERRAVPRAFEDPQRDARRVKLLPHLFVNDYEVSVWVDANCDVLKLDAGGVLDLLGDADYAVPSHGERACVYEESEAVLELGLDYPALVAGQMARYRSLGLPQYWGLHATMFLVRRHQVQAARQFSDAWWRELQSHSKRDQLSFDFVRWRSEASVKSLSLGFANSIFRWNGTHKLPRPSHISQETHLSPASAGTNGAKHGLAKGVAYSQGKSMEKSVAERVKSELATRGYAQPVPVFSAAECRWLMGVLEHHFEKPAQWYKGWAVSQRSFYDVAVDWRILSHVRSALGDNVVLWGASLVHRMPGEVHPWHSDIESSAPTARTVSVWIGLQGTCEHTSLKMAPGSHEFGATVQEKAAQKGRRRNEITDEDIAAWVKECGAREEPELVPMHDGEALFFDGRIWHGSNNLSPHLSRTALLLQYAAVDTPIRMPVQGHCEWPFKFLGQPWPPCLLMSGRDGTGINRITRPPMLPDGPEVGRLRSGNHHAPSSPLVPGKVGWNAHHFFRGYTAGLADVICHMSVLSQGKCPHPPFQHPEEEILVVLEGEVEVHHPTWEGRNRFVQRAGEVAYYPAGFYHTLTTTSEQPAKYLMLRWISDPSGEIPPLDPGVFTSTPSLPGDETKASDATEGWRHTPLMDGATSYLSKLHGHVTIMEPGAGYDPHVDDYDVILIVLEGEVSCFGGTVSAGGVIVCVAGEPHGLKNTGSKPARYIALEFHTGRMMKRRLLEEGVVVD; encoded by the coding sequence GTGGTCGTCTACACCGCCGTGTTTGGAGGCTATGACGACCCTCCGGTTGTCCATGAGCCGGATCCTGCGCTGACGTATCTGTTTTTTACCGAAGACGAACATGCCCCGGTTCCGGTGCCGTGGGAGCGGAGGGCGGTGCCGCGTGCTTTTGAGGATCCCCAGCGGGATGCGCGGCGGGTGAAGCTGCTGCCGCATCTTTTCGTAAACGACTACGAGGTCTCCGTTTGGGTGGATGCGAACTGCGACGTGCTCAAGCTGGATGCCGGCGGTGTGCTCGACCTGCTGGGAGATGCCGATTACGCCGTGCCATCCCATGGAGAACGCGCGTGTGTGTATGAGGAGTCCGAGGCCGTGCTGGAACTGGGTTTGGACTATCCGGCACTGGTCGCGGGGCAGATGGCGCGGTATCGATCCTTGGGCCTGCCTCAGTACTGGGGACTGCACGCCACTATGTTCCTGGTGCGGCGGCATCAGGTGCAGGCTGCGCGGCAATTTTCCGATGCATGGTGGCGTGAACTGCAGAGCCACTCCAAGCGGGACCAGTTGAGTTTTGATTTCGTCCGCTGGAGGTCAGAGGCTAGCGTGAAGTCCCTGTCCCTCGGTTTCGCCAATTCCATCTTCCGCTGGAATGGCACACACAAGCTGCCGCGCCCCAGCCATATTTCACAGGAGACGCATTTGTCTCCGGCAAGCGCAGGCACAAACGGAGCGAAGCATGGCCTTGCAAAAGGGGTTGCGTACAGCCAAGGAAAATCCATGGAGAAGTCCGTCGCAGAGCGTGTGAAATCGGAATTGGCCACGCGGGGATATGCGCAGCCGGTGCCGGTATTCTCCGCAGCAGAATGCCGGTGGCTCATGGGCGTGCTGGAGCACCACTTCGAAAAGCCTGCGCAATGGTACAAGGGCTGGGCGGTGAGCCAGCGTTCCTTTTACGATGTGGCGGTGGACTGGCGCATCCTCTCGCATGTGAGGTCGGCCTTGGGTGACAATGTGGTGTTGTGGGGTGCCAGCCTCGTGCATCGCATGCCGGGGGAGGTGCATCCCTGGCACTCGGACATCGAGAGTTCAGCGCCCACAGCGCGCACGGTGTCGGTATGGATTGGACTGCAAGGGACGTGTGAGCACACGTCGCTGAAGATGGCGCCAGGGTCCCATGAGTTCGGCGCCACCGTGCAGGAGAAGGCTGCGCAGAAAGGCAGGCGCAGGAATGAGATCACGGATGAGGATATCGCGGCATGGGTGAAGGAATGCGGCGCGCGGGAAGAACCGGAACTCGTGCCCATGCATGATGGCGAGGCTCTGTTCTTCGATGGACGCATCTGGCATGGGTCGAACAATCTCAGTCCACACCTCAGTCGCACGGCGCTGCTGCTGCAGTATGCCGCCGTGGACACACCCATCCGCATGCCGGTTCAGGGGCATTGTGAGTGGCCCTTCAAGTTTCTCGGTCAACCGTGGCCGCCGTGCCTGTTGATGAGCGGCAGGGATGGCACGGGCATCAACCGCATCACCCGGCCACCGATGCTGCCGGATGGTCCCGAGGTGGGCCGCCTGCGCAGCGGAAATCATCATGCTCCCTCGTCACCACTGGTGCCTGGCAAGGTGGGGTGGAATGCGCATCATTTCTTTCGTGGGTACACGGCAGGCCTGGCGGATGTGATCTGCCACATGTCCGTGCTGAGCCAGGGCAAATGCCCGCATCCTCCGTTCCAGCATCCTGAGGAGGAAATTCTGGTGGTGCTGGAGGGGGAGGTGGAAGTTCACCATCCCACTTGGGAGGGGCGTAACCGCTTCGTCCAGCGGGCGGGCGAGGTCGCTTACTATCCGGCTGGCTTTTATCACACGCTCACGACCACCAGCGAACAGCCTGCAAAATACCTCATGCTGCGGTGGATTTCGGATCCTTCGGGTGAGATCCCTCCCTTGGACCCCGGAGTTTTCACGAGTACGCCCAGCCTTCCGGGCGATGAAACGAAAGCATCTGATGCCACGGAAGGATGGCGGCACACGCCGCTCATGGACGGAGCCACCTCCTATCTGAGCAAGCTGCATGGGCATGTCACCATCATGGAACCCGGCGCTGGCTATGACCCGCATGTGGATGACTACGACGTGATCCTCATCGTGCTCGAAGGCGAGGTCTCATGCTTTGGAGGCACCGTGAGTGCGGGAGGAGTGATTGTTTGTGTAGCGGGAGAGCCTCACGGCTTGAAGAATACCGGCAGCAAACCTGCAAGATACATCGCGCTGGAATTTCACACTGGCAGGATGATGAAGCGGCGATTACTGGAAGAGGGCGTGGTGGTAGATTGA